A stretch of Dyella sp. BiH032 DNA encodes these proteins:
- a CDS encoding helix-turn-helix transcriptional regulator: MSTPNSNPLGIYLKDRRSRLDPAAFGFTGGRRRTPGLRREEVAQRANISPTWYTWLEQGRGGAPSADVLNRIADGLMLTEPEREHLFILGLGHPPEVRYKAIEGVTPRLQRVLEAMEVSPAIVKTALWDVVAWNRAAAVVLTDYGALPPAERNILRLIFSNSRVRAAQEDWQSVARFVVGAFRADAARAGAVAEIGQFVEELSRQSPEFEALWLANDVSAYGEGVKRLHHAELGLLELEFSTFAVDGRPDLGMIVYNPATSADKDRIRAYIKSRVAVG, translated from the coding sequence ATGTCCACGCCTAACAGCAATCCACTCGGCATCTACCTGAAAGATAGGCGCAGCCGGCTCGACCCGGCGGCCTTTGGCTTCACTGGCGGGCGCAGGCGCACGCCGGGCCTGCGCAGGGAGGAGGTCGCCCAGCGCGCCAACATCAGCCCCACTTGGTACACCTGGCTGGAACAGGGGCGAGGAGGCGCGCCCTCGGCGGATGTGCTCAACCGTATCGCCGACGGGCTGATGCTGACCGAGCCGGAGCGCGAACACCTCTTCATACTCGGCCTTGGTCACCCACCCGAAGTCCGCTACAAAGCCATCGAAGGTGTCACGCCCAGGTTGCAGCGTGTACTCGAAGCGATGGAAGTCAGCCCTGCCATCGTCAAGACCGCCCTGTGGGATGTCGTGGCCTGGAATCGCGCGGCGGCTGTTGTGCTCACAGACTACGGTGCGCTCCCGCCCGCAGAGCGGAATATTCTGCGGCTGATCTTTTCCAATTCACGGGTGCGCGCCGCTCAGGAAGACTGGCAAAGCGTGGCGCGATTCGTCGTCGGCGCGTTTCGTGCAGACGCTGCGCGTGCAGGTGCGGTTGCGGAGATCGGCCAGTTCGTTGAAGAGCTGTCCCGGCAGAGCCCCGAGTTTGAAGCGTTATGGCTGGCCAACGACGTCAGCGCTTACGGAGAGGGCGTAAAACGCCTGCACCATGCCGAACTGGGTCTCCTGGAGCTTGAGTTTTCCACCTTCGCGGTTGATGGACGACCGGATCTGGGCATGATCGTGTACAACCCGGCGACTAGCGCAGATAAGGATCGGATTCGTGCGTATATCAAGTCACGGGTAGCGGTGGGTTAA
- a CDS encoding SDR family oxidoreductase, which produces MRIFLTGATGFIGSRIVPELLAAGHSVLGMTRSDEGARALAAAGAEVHRGQLEDLDSLRSGAAKADAVIHTAFDHDFSNFAANCEKDRQAIKAMGSALVGSDRPLLITSGTGMGSALPGKPATEDVFNTEHPNPRSASEIAGAEMLAAGVAVSVVRLPQVHDTVKQGLITPLITVARAKGVSAYVGEGLNRWPAAHVLDVAQLYRLAIEKCKPGTRYHAVAEEGIRVRDIAEVIGAGLGVPVTSIPPSDAGDHFGWMAGFVGMDLLASSAWTRKALDWHPSGPGLLDDLRRMDYSGNH; this is translated from the coding sequence ATGCGCATATTCCTGACCGGCGCGACCGGCTTTATCGGCTCCCGGATCGTGCCGGAGCTGCTCGCCGCCGGGCATAGCGTTCTTGGCATGACGCGATCGGATGAGGGTGCGCGTGCGCTCGCCGCCGCCGGCGCCGAGGTGCATCGCGGCCAGCTGGAGGATCTGGATAGTCTGCGCAGCGGCGCGGCCAAAGCGGACGCCGTGATCCACACCGCGTTCGATCACGACTTTTCCAACTTTGCCGCCAACTGCGAAAAGGATCGGCAGGCCATTAAGGCCATGGGTTCAGCGCTGGTGGGTTCCGACCGTCCGCTGCTGATCACGTCGGGAACGGGCATGGGGAGCGCCCTACCAGGCAAGCCTGCGACCGAGGATGTCTTCAATACCGAACATCCCAACCCGCGGTCGGCATCGGAGATCGCAGGGGCGGAGATGCTCGCGGCCGGTGTCGCCGTGTCGGTCGTGCGGCTTCCGCAAGTGCATGACACGGTGAAGCAAGGCCTTATCACTCCTTTGATCACCGTGGCTCGCGCAAAGGGCGTATCGGCCTATGTCGGCGAAGGGCTCAACCGATGGCCAGCTGCGCACGTGCTCGACGTGGCGCAGCTCTATCGGCTTGCGATCGAGAAATGCAAACCGGGAACCCGCTATCACGCCGTTGCCGAAGAGGGCATTCGTGTTCGCGATATCGCCGAAGTGATCGGTGCGGGCTTGGGTGTGCCCGTCACGTCCATCCCGCCGAGTGATGCGGGAGATCATTTTGGATGGATGGCCGGGTTCGTCGGCATGGACCTGTTGGCGTCGAGCGCGTGGACACGCAAGGCTCTGGATTGGCATCCGAGCGGCCCAGGCTTGCTGGACGATCTCAGGCGGATGGATTATTCCGGCAACCACTGA